A single window of Xiphophorus hellerii strain 12219 chromosome 12, Xiphophorus_hellerii-4.1, whole genome shotgun sequence DNA harbors:
- the slc25a25a gene encoding calcium-binding mitochondrial carrier protein SCaMC-2-A: MLGLCLYVPVSNSDPVEVEYFESNGLPSELKSLFNKLSVFLPSQEFSTYQKWRKKTLKTEEKDADGQLDFEEFVHYLQDYEKDMKLVVKSLDRKNAGHIDAKELMQSLRDLGVHISLQHAETVLKSMEKNGMITIGSKDWSKYPMVEKIDNIPEIILYWKHSTIFDVGENLMVPDEFTMEEKQTGMWWRHLVAGGGAGAVSRTCTAPLDRLKVMMQVYGSRTNNMCIMSGLMQMIKEGGTRSLWRGNGVNVIKIAPESALKFMAYEQIKRLIGSDKETLSILERFVAGSLAGVIAQSTIYPMEVLKTRLALRTTGQYSGISDCAKQIFRKEGLGAFYKGYIPNMLGIIPYAGIDLAVYETLKNNYLQQYGANSTDPGVLVLLACGTVSSTCGQLASYPLALVRTRMQAQAVMEGNHQQVSMTGVFRQILQNEGPTGLYRGLAPNFLKVIPAVSISYVVYEHLKTQLGVTSR, translated from the exons ATGCTGGGTCTGTGCCTTTACGTTCCCGTGTCCAACTCGGACCCAGTGGAAGTGGAATATTTTGAATCTAACGGACTACCGTCGGAGCTGAAGTCGCTGTTCAACAAACTCAGCGTGTTCCTGCCCTCCCAGGAGTTCTCTACCTACCAAAAGTGGAGAAAG AAAACtctaaaaactgaagaaaaagatGCAGATGGGCAGCTGGACTTTGAGGAGTTCGTTCACTACCTGCAGGACTACGAGAAAGACATGAAGCTGGTGGTGAAGAGTCTCGACAGGAAGAACGCCG GCCACATCGACGCCAAAGAGTTGATGCAGTCGCTTCGTGACCTTGGCGTCCATATTTCCCTGCAGCATGCAGAGACGGTCTTGAagag tatggAGAAGAATGGGATGATAACGATTGGCAGCAAAGACTGGAGTAAATACCCAATGGTGGAGAAAATTGACAACATTCCTGAGATCATCCTTTACTGGAAACACTCCACG ATATTTGATGTGGGTGAGAACTTGATGGTGCCTGACGAGTTCACCATGGAGGAGAAGCAGACTGGGATGTGGTGGAGGCACCTGGTCGCAGGTGGAGGAGCCGGAGCCGTTTCCAGAACCTGCACCGCCCCGCTGGACCGTCTCAAAGTCATGATGCAG GTTTACGGATCTCGAACCAACAACATGTGCATCATGAGCGGGCTCATGCAGATGATCAAGGAGGGCGGCACCAGGTCGCTGTGGCGGGGGAACGGGGTGAACGTCATCAAAATCGCTCCTGAATCGGCCCTGAAGTTCATGGCCTATGAGCAG ATTAAGCGTCTAATCGGCAGCGACAAGGAGACTCTGAGCATCCTGGAGAGATTTGTGGCAGGTTCTTTAGCCGGAGTAATTGCCCAGAGCACCATCTACCCCATGGAG gttctgAAAACCCGTCTTGCTCTGAGGACAACCGGCCAGTATTCCGGGATCTCGGACTGCGCCAAGCAGATTTTCAGGAAAGAAGGTCTCGGGGCGTTTTATAAGGGTTACATCCCAAACATGCTGGGCATCATCCCGTACGCCGGCATCGATCTGGCCGTGTATGAG ACGCTGAAGAACAATTACCTACAGCAGTACGGCGCCAACAGCACGGACCCCGgcgttctggttctgctggccTGCGGCACGGTGTCCAGCACCTGCGGTCAGCTCGCCAGCTACCCCTTGGCGCTGGTCCGAACCCGCATGCAGGCACAAG CTGTGATGGAGGGTAACCACCAGCAGGTGTCCATGACGGGCGTCTTCAGGCAGATCCTGCAGAATGAAGGCCCCACCGGGCTGTACAGAGGCCTGGCCCCCAACTTCCTGAAGGTCATCCCAGCTGTCAGCATCAGCTACGTCGTCTACGAACACCTCAAGACTCAGCTGGGGGTGACGTCGCGCTGA
- the LOC116730446 gene encoding lymphocyte antigen 6G-like yields the protein MMSSKYPSFSMKKEVKVQRTERKRSSFTQLTFMMKLYGVLVLFLAFSVALGLRCYTCLSTEPKSCTGTTDCSEIFDRCFSLKVEVLNTALITKGCQHSAACIPPIKCCEGNLCNGAVPTGPGVILLLLSSALMMLFI from the exons ATGATGTCATCCAAGTACCCTTCCTTTTCCATGAAAAAGGAAGTGAAAGTACAAAGGACTGAAAGAAAACGTTCTTCCTTCACACAGCTGACGTTCATGATGAAGCTTTACGGAGTTCTTGTCCTGTTTCTAGCTTTTTCTGTTG cACTTGGATTGAGATGCTACACATGTCTATCTACTGAACCTAAGTCCTGCACAGGCACTACAGATTGTTCTGAGATATTCGATCGATGTTTTTCTCTCAAGGTGGAAG TACTGAATACAGCACTGATTACCAAGGGCTGCCAGCACAGCGCAGCATGCATTCCTCCCATAAAGTGCTGTGAAGGGAACTTGTGCAACGGTGCCGTACCAACTGGCCCCGGTGTCATCCTGCTGCTCCTGTCTTCAGCCCTTATGATGCTCTTTATTTAA